Proteins co-encoded in one Ralstonia sp. RRA genomic window:
- a CDS encoding baseplate J/gp47 family protein translates to MASLQTQDWVTLVRNQVSAIQGYAKVLVDLTVGSVLRAIVEANAAVVVWLEGLLLQVLAITRAATSSGADLDSWVADFGVTRLPAVAATGIVTFSRFTTTQQVLVPVGATVQTADGTQQFTVTIDTTNPAYNAGLGGYVIAAGVGNVTVPVQALTAGAAGNAVAGSVSVIAGAISGVDTVTNTAAFTNGTDAESDTALRTRFIAYVASLSKATKNAVGYAITSLKQGLVYSLVENQTYAGATQYGYFYVVVDDGTGSPSSTLLATVANAIDAVRPLTSTFGVFAPVVVNASVAMTISTAAGADHAATALVVKNALTSYINALPLGTTLPFSRLAQVAYDASPSVTNVTGVTLNSGTADLTATSQQVIKATSVTVA, encoded by the coding sequence ATGGCCAGCTTGCAGACGCAGGATTGGGTGACGCTCGTCCGGAATCAGGTCTCCGCGATCCAGGGCTATGCGAAGGTGCTAGTCGACCTGACGGTCGGATCGGTGTTGCGCGCGATCGTCGAGGCGAATGCGGCCGTTGTGGTGTGGCTGGAGGGCTTGTTGTTGCAGGTGCTGGCTATCACTCGCGCGGCGACATCGAGTGGCGCTGACCTCGATTCCTGGGTTGCTGACTTCGGTGTGACGCGCTTGCCTGCGGTGGCCGCCACCGGGATCGTCACCTTCTCCCGGTTCACTACGACCCAGCAGGTCCTGGTGCCCGTGGGGGCGACCGTGCAGACGGCCGACGGCACACAGCAATTCACCGTCACGATCGACACGACGAACCCAGCATACAACGCAGGCCTGGGCGGATATGTCATCGCGGCCGGCGTCGGAAACGTGACGGTGCCGGTTCAGGCGCTCACCGCTGGCGCTGCTGGTAACGCCGTCGCAGGGTCAGTTTCCGTCATCGCCGGCGCGATTTCAGGCGTCGATACGGTGACCAATACGGCCGCATTCACGAACGGCACCGATGCCGAGTCTGACACGGCGTTGCGCACGCGCTTCATTGCGTACGTGGCGAGCTTGTCAAAGGCGACAAAGAACGCAGTCGGATATGCCATCACGTCGCTGAAGCAGGGTCTGGTGTACTCGCTTGTCGAGAATCAGACCTACGCCGGCGCGACGCAGTACGGCTATTTCTACGTTGTGGTGGATGATGGAACCGGCTCGCCGTCGAGTACGTTGCTCGCAACCGTGGCTAATGCCATTGATGCAGTGCGCCCGCTGACCAGCACGTTCGGCGTGTTCGCGCCGGTGGTTGTGAACGCGAGTGTTGCAATGACGATCTCAACAGCCGCCGGCGCCGACCATGCGGCGACGGCTCTGGTGGTCAAGAACGCGCTCACGTCGTACATCAACGCACTGCCGCTGGGCACGACACTTCCGTTCTCCCGGCTCGCGCAGGTGGCATACGACGCTTCCCCCAGCGTGACGAACGTTACAGGCGTGACATTGAACAGCGGCACCGCTGACCTGACGGCCACAAGCCAGCAAGTCATCAAGGCAACTTCTGTGACGGTGGCGTGA
- a CDS encoding phage baseplate assembly protein V produces the protein MALAAQLAQDGKSHSKVGIVTSYDPGTASARVHLMPIDPDLPDNTLTGWLPVGTPWVGNGWGLDAPVSIGDQVIVQFIDGEIENGVISGRIFSDQQRPTGAQAGEFFLTHASGSKLQFHNDGTVTLISAGTLTSQAPQWNHTGPMQINGTLLVTQTITGQAGMAVSGNNGSGNSMSINGNTQFTGQVSANGHRIDDTHKHTGVQTGSSNTGTVV, from the coding sequence ATGGCGCTGGCGGCACAGCTGGCGCAAGACGGCAAGTCGCACAGCAAGGTCGGTATTGTCACCAGCTACGATCCGGGTACAGCGTCGGCGCGTGTTCACCTCATGCCGATCGATCCAGACTTGCCGGATAACACCCTGACGGGCTGGTTACCAGTGGGCACACCGTGGGTTGGCAATGGTTGGGGTCTTGATGCGCCAGTGAGCATCGGCGATCAGGTGATCGTTCAATTCATCGACGGCGAGATCGAGAACGGCGTCATCAGCGGCCGGATTTTCAGCGATCAGCAGCGTCCCACTGGCGCGCAAGCAGGCGAATTCTTCCTGACGCACGCTTCAGGCTCCAAGCTGCAGTTCCACAACGACGGCACGGTCACGCTCATCAGCGCGGGAACGCTCACCAGCCAGGCGCCGCAGTGGAACCACACTGGGCCGATGCAGATCAACGGCACTCTACTTGTGACACAGACCATCACCGGCCAGGCCGGCATGGCTGTCTCCGGAAACAACGGCTCCGGCAATTCCATGAGCATCAACGGCAACACCCAGTTCACGGGTCAAGTGTCCGCCAATGGCCACCGGATCGACGACACGCACAAGCACACCGGCGTGCAGACAGGCAGCAGCAACACCGGGACAGTCGTATGA
- a CDS encoding acyltransferase family protein, with amino-acid sequence MRAMKPDAAVGNIVPASYRPDIDGIRAIAILTVVAFHAFPDYFPGGFVGVDVFFVISGFLISGIIFDGLERGEFSFVRFYSHRIKRIFPALILTLVACFALGWFLLLPDELKQLGKHIAAGAGFAQNFVLWSEAGYFDNQSALKPLLHLWSLSIEEQFYIFYPLLMVVVWRLRFNALAVILVLTVISFSLNVRDVAAAPTETFFFPQSRGWELMVGAILAYLTTFKRNTVNALLSVWPQRTKVVCANVMSAFGLALIGSVAFSLVKSEHFPGWLALLPVVGAALMIAAGPNTLINRYVIGNRAMVFVGLISYPLYLWHWPLLSFPHIIDAGEPAIEVRVGAVALSFFLAWLTYRLIERPIRFGSSKSSLAQLGLVFSLAVVGIVGYVTFAKNGLEFRQAAIINSANKFDYPFIHTCQYSTGLAPNRDGCGADRLPTTPPNVVLIGDSVSNAYSEVMNEYVRRTGDVSYYQFGRGLCPMLLDYGPSYCREITDFAKRYIAETPSVDTVVLPSNWPLYAKGLDWAKGLANLKGEYKETPESFYQSFARTVDYYQKLGKKVVVFLTPPSGIDPRSCTLRVFKFTKKNLCDSNVWVAKEIDGEYRSRLLPYLTTHNVEVFDPFKIMCGDVKCKTTDGDKILWADSGHMSRAGSQFLVREGFSDLQSIFGKKKIAGPPPGTKPLATAN; translated from the coding sequence ATGCGCGCCATGAAACCAGATGCCGCTGTGGGCAATATAGTGCCCGCTTCATACCGCCCAGATATTGACGGGATCAGAGCCATTGCGATCCTCACCGTAGTGGCTTTCCACGCTTTTCCTGACTATTTCCCTGGTGGATTTGTTGGGGTAGACGTGTTCTTCGTGATCTCCGGCTTCTTGATCTCCGGGATCATCTTTGATGGTCTTGAGCGAGGCGAATTTAGCTTCGTGCGGTTCTACTCGCACCGCATCAAGCGGATTTTCCCAGCATTGATTCTGACGCTGGTAGCATGCTTTGCGCTTGGATGGTTCCTGCTATTGCCGGACGAGCTCAAGCAGCTTGGCAAGCACATAGCTGCTGGCGCCGGCTTCGCGCAGAACTTCGTGCTCTGGAGTGAGGCGGGTTATTTTGATAATCAGTCTGCGCTGAAGCCACTTCTTCACCTCTGGTCGTTGTCCATAGAAGAGCAGTTTTACATTTTCTACCCGCTCTTGATGGTGGTTGTATGGCGCCTTCGTTTCAATGCGTTGGCCGTCATTCTGGTGCTGACCGTCATTTCGTTCTCGTTGAATGTGCGTGACGTGGCTGCTGCGCCGACTGAGACTTTCTTTTTCCCGCAATCACGTGGCTGGGAATTGATGGTCGGCGCGATTCTGGCTTACCTGACGACATTCAAGCGCAATACCGTCAACGCGTTGCTGTCTGTTTGGCCCCAGCGCACGAAGGTGGTTTGTGCGAATGTAATGTCGGCCTTCGGCCTCGCGCTTATCGGGTCGGTCGCGTTTTCGCTCGTCAAGAGCGAACATTTCCCAGGATGGCTCGCACTGTTGCCAGTCGTAGGTGCAGCGTTGATGATCGCGGCGGGCCCCAATACGTTGATCAACCGGTATGTCATCGGCAACAGGGCGATGGTGTTTGTCGGCTTGATCAGCTATCCCCTGTATCTCTGGCATTGGCCCCTTCTGTCGTTCCCGCACATTATCGATGCCGGCGAGCCTGCGATCGAAGTTCGAGTCGGCGCCGTTGCCTTGAGCTTTTTCCTCGCCTGGTTGACGTATCGATTGATCGAGCGCCCAATTCGCTTTGGCTCATCGAAATCTTCTCTCGCGCAACTCGGGCTCGTGTTTAGCTTGGCCGTGGTCGGCATCGTCGGGTATGTGACTTTCGCGAAAAACGGGCTTGAGTTCCGCCAGGCCGCAATCATCAATAGCGCCAACAAGTTCGATTACCCGTTCATTCACACGTGTCAGTATTCCACTGGGCTGGCGCCCAATCGCGACGGTTGCGGTGCTGATCGTCTGCCGACGACACCGCCGAATGTCGTCCTGATCGGCGACAGCGTTTCGAACGCGTATTCAGAGGTGATGAACGAATACGTGCGCCGGACAGGCGACGTTTCCTATTACCAGTTCGGGCGTGGTCTGTGCCCGATGCTGCTGGACTACGGCCCCTCGTACTGCAGAGAAATAACGGACTTCGCGAAGCGGTACATTGCCGAAACACCGTCTGTGGACACCGTAGTGCTCCCTTCGAATTGGCCTCTGTACGCCAAGGGATTGGACTGGGCTAAGGGACTGGCAAATTTGAAGGGTGAGTACAAGGAAACGCCTGAGAGCTTCTATCAATCCTTCGCAAGAACGGTCGATTACTACCAGAAGTTGGGCAAAAAGGTGGTCGTATTCTTGACGCCGCCATCTGGGATAGATCCGCGATCCTGCACGCTTCGAGTATTCAAATTCACGAAGAAGAATCTATGTGACTCGAATGTCTGGGTTGCGAAAGAAATCGATGGGGAGTATCGGTCGCGGTTGCTTCCTTACCTCACGACCCACAACGTGGAAGTGTTCGATCCGTTCAAGATTATGTGCGGGGACGTAAAGTGTAAGACCACAGACGGCGACAAGATCCTGTGGGCTGACAGCGGCCACATGAGCCGCGCTGGTAGTCAATTTTTGGTGCGGGAAGGGTTCTCTGACCTCCAAAGCATTTTTGGCAAGAAAAAGATCGCCGGACCGCCGCCAGGGACAAAGCCGCTGGCAACAGCAAACTGA
- a CDS encoding DUF4224 domain-containing protein encodes MTETAARIIETTCRNWKMFLTANELERLTGRKRSDAQDRALNSMGIEHIKRADGRILVAREHVEHLLGVKQETRRVRERELDRSLM; translated from the coding sequence ATGACCGAAACAGCAGCACGAATCATCGAAACAACCTGCAGGAACTGGAAAATGTTTCTCACCGCCAACGAACTCGAACGCCTGACCGGGCGCAAACGGTCGGACGCCCAGGACCGCGCGCTGAACTCGATGGGCATTGAGCACATCAAGCGTGCAGACGGGCGTATTCTGGTTGCGCGTGAGCACGTCGAGCACTTGCTTGGAGTGAAGCAGGAGACGCGACGCGTCCGCGAGCGCGAACTTGATCGGAGCCTGATGTAA
- a CDS encoding lambda exonuclease family protein, translated as MADQRTEEWHQARAGKLTASCFVDIISTTKGGKPTAARGTLMRKLAFERMAGTPAHEIGGRALTWGTEVEEAAVQTYELVSGNIVERSPFVVHPRYDFIGASPDGLVSAVGGIEIKSPHDEAVHINTWLCGMPEEHMPQVQGNMMVTGRAWWDFISYDPRQCERLRLYVQRILRDDHFISEMLGALLQFEAELQQMVAELERKSA; from the coding sequence ATGGCTGATCAGCGCACAGAAGAGTGGCACCAAGCCCGTGCCGGCAAGCTGACCGCCTCGTGCTTTGTCGACATCATCAGTACCACCAAGGGCGGCAAGCCCACCGCAGCACGAGGCACGCTCATGCGCAAGCTGGCATTTGAACGCATGGCAGGCACCCCCGCGCACGAAATTGGCGGGCGGGCTCTGACGTGGGGTACTGAGGTCGAGGAGGCAGCCGTCCAGACGTACGAACTCGTCAGCGGCAACATCGTCGAGCGTAGCCCTTTTGTCGTGCACCCTCGATATGACTTCATTGGCGCTTCCCCCGATGGCTTGGTAAGCGCCGTCGGCGGCATTGAAATCAAGTCTCCGCACGATGAAGCCGTCCACATCAACACGTGGCTCTGCGGCATGCCTGAGGAACACATGCCGCAGGTGCAGGGAAACATGATGGTCACCGGCCGCGCCTGGTGGGACTTCATCAGCTACGACCCGCGCCAGTGTGAGCGCCTTCGACTGTACGTGCAGCGCATTCTTCGCGACGACCATTTCATCAGCGAAATGCTGGGCGCCCTTCTGCAGTTCGAAGCCGAACTGCAGCAGATGGTCGCGGAACTGGAGCGCAAGAGCGCCTGA
- a CDS encoding site-specific DNA-methyltransferase: MSSVTKVKIGSATLYCGDCLEVMSEMSDECVDVTVTSPPYNMGLIPGGGGKGMYKPGAANKGGRFRDGYGLHSDALPQGEYDDWQRKCLSEMWRLSKQAVFYNHRPRVEHGTIRVPLSFNFGEALLRQIIIWDRGTGIDVNLRHYCTRQEWVMLFAKQSFSLKSHSASGSGDVWRLGMERQETGHPAPFPVALPETVIETTGAGVLFDPFMGSGTTGVACARRGKQFIGIELEPKFFDIACERISNAERQGCGLFAPAEIAEQHGLFDASVA, from the coding sequence ATGAGCAGCGTAACCAAAGTGAAAATTGGCTCGGCAACTTTGTATTGCGGTGATTGCCTGGAAGTGATGTCGGAGATGAGCGATGAGTGCGTCGACGTCACGGTCACCAGTCCGCCCTACAACATGGGACTCATCCCGGGCGGCGGCGGGAAAGGCATGTACAAGCCTGGGGCGGCCAACAAAGGAGGACGGTTCCGGGATGGTTACGGCCTGCATTCGGACGCGCTTCCTCAGGGCGAATATGACGACTGGCAGCGGAAATGTCTTTCTGAAATGTGGCGGCTCTCCAAGCAAGCCGTCTTTTACAATCATCGGCCACGCGTCGAGCATGGAACGATACGAGTTCCCTTGTCCTTTAACTTCGGAGAGGCCCTTCTTCGACAAATCATCATTTGGGACCGCGGAACTGGAATTGATGTGAATCTTAGGCATTACTGCACGCGCCAAGAGTGGGTGATGCTTTTCGCAAAGCAGTCGTTTTCGCTGAAGAGCCATTCCGCTTCTGGAAGCGGAGATGTGTGGCGGCTTGGCATGGAGCGGCAGGAAACAGGGCATCCGGCTCCGTTCCCAGTCGCACTTCCCGAAACTGTAATCGAGACCACTGGTGCGGGCGTTCTGTTTGACCCATTCATGGGCAGCGGAACGACTGGGGTTGCGTGTGCGCGGCGCGGGAAACAATTCATTGGCATTGAACTTGAGCCGAAGTTTTTCGACATCGCCTGCGAGCGCATCTCAAATGCCGAACGGCAAGGCTGCGGGCTTTTTGCTCCTGCCGAAATTGCAGAGCAACACGGCCTGTTCGACGCGAGTGTTGCATGA
- a CDS encoding phage tail protein yields the protein MNADTRTQQRIVRRLVTNPGDYIFHQDYGAGLPQKIGQTLDVGALRGLIRAQVKQEKGVAQTPEPEVDVAAITNGVSVHIRYTSSVTRRPVTLKFNVNN from the coding sequence GTGAACGCGGATACACGCACCCAGCAGCGGATCGTGCGCCGGCTGGTGACCAATCCGGGCGACTACATCTTCCACCAGGACTATGGCGCCGGCTTGCCGCAGAAGATCGGCCAGACGCTCGATGTCGGCGCGCTGCGCGGGCTGATTCGCGCCCAGGTGAAGCAGGAGAAGGGTGTTGCACAGACGCCTGAGCCGGAGGTCGATGTCGCGGCGATCACGAACGGCGTGAGCGTGCACATCCGCTACACCAGCTCGGTCACGCGCCGTCCCGTAACCCTCAAATTCAACGTGAACAACTGA
- a CDS encoding integrase: MPARWQLHHGAYYYRVPPGLEEHWDGKKRFRLGSSLPEAYRAWRQRMDVQDNCRTIGDLLDRYALEVIPEKEPSTQAHHELCVKRLRIQFNKWALSELKPRHVYEYVDTRTKEVRKPDGTRAKVKAPTAGKKEIEVLSHAFTMAVSWGYIDRHPFKNEVRFKGEQPRDRYVEDWELDECMALTSKRKKGSVRAAQAYIALKRITGMARGDLLRINVTTDLKDDGIHIQRHKTRKKTGKRTIYTWTPELREAVNAALAARPVHISPWLFCNRDGECYINEETGRAGGWESLWRGFMERVLTETKVKEPFNEHDIRAKAASDAETLEHAQALLSHADSRTTKRIYRRKAEVVAPLKTRK, from the coding sequence TTGCCGGCGCGCTGGCAACTACACCACGGCGCGTACTACTACCGTGTGCCGCCTGGCCTTGAAGAGCATTGGGATGGCAAGAAGCGTTTCCGCTTGGGCTCATCACTGCCAGAGGCCTATCGTGCCTGGCGGCAACGCATGGACGTGCAAGACAATTGCCGGACGATCGGCGATCTGCTCGACCGGTACGCCTTAGAGGTGATCCCCGAAAAGGAACCCAGCACTCAGGCTCACCACGAACTATGCGTCAAGCGACTGCGCATCCAGTTTAACAAGTGGGCACTGAGCGAACTCAAACCGCGCCATGTCTACGAGTACGTCGATACGCGCACGAAGGAAGTTAGAAAGCCCGACGGCACTCGCGCCAAGGTGAAAGCGCCCACCGCTGGCAAGAAGGAAATCGAGGTCTTGTCGCACGCGTTCACGATGGCCGTTTCCTGGGGCTACATCGACCGCCATCCGTTCAAGAACGAGGTGCGATTCAAGGGCGAGCAACCGCGCGACCGCTATGTAGAGGATTGGGAACTGGACGAGTGCATGGCCCTCACCTCCAAGCGGAAGAAAGGCAGCGTGCGCGCCGCGCAGGCGTACATCGCACTTAAACGCATCACCGGCATGGCCCGCGGCGACCTCCTACGCATCAACGTCACGACCGACCTGAAAGACGACGGCATCCACATCCAGCGCCACAAGACGCGCAAGAAGACCGGTAAGCGGACTATCTACACCTGGACGCCAGAGCTGCGTGAAGCAGTGAACGCCGCATTGGCCGCGCGGCCGGTGCATATCTCGCCCTGGCTATTCTGCAACCGTGACGGCGAGTGCTACATCAATGAGGAAACTGGCCGGGCTGGGGGATGGGAATCACTGTGGCGCGGCTTCATGGAGCGTGTGCTCACCGAGACCAAAGTGAAGGAGCCGTTCAACGAGCACGACATCCGCGCGAAGGCCGCGAGCGATGCGGAAACACTTGAGCATGCGCAGGCCCTGCTCTCTCATGCGGACAGCCGGACGACGAAGCGGATCTACCGGCGCAAGGCTGAGGTCGTTGCGCCCTTGAAGACCCGGAAGTGA
- a CDS encoding DUF1566 domain-containing protein, producing MTPTLEAVEAKQAEITAMIEAIRKAAAREYKVAGGTIQLNPGEQYAGFILGKDGEPDHHLILLPGDEAELNWDDAKQWAKEQGGELPTRREQSLLYANLKDEFQGTWYWSGEARERESGWAWCQGFGYGGQSGISRDDELRARAVRRLILL from the coding sequence ATGACGCCAACGCTTGAAGCAGTCGAAGCAAAGCAAGCCGAGATCACCGCCATGATCGAGGCAATCCGCAAGGCAGCTGCGCGCGAATACAAGGTCGCCGGCGGCACGATCCAACTGAACCCCGGCGAGCAGTATGCCGGCTTCATTCTCGGCAAAGACGGCGAGCCCGATCATCACCTGATCCTCCTCCCCGGCGATGAAGCTGAACTGAACTGGGACGACGCCAAGCAGTGGGCCAAGGAACAGGGCGGCGAGTTGCCGACGCGCCGCGAGCAATCGCTTCTGTACGCCAATCTCAAAGATGAGTTCCAGGGCACCTGGTACTGGTCCGGAGAGGCTCGCGAGCGCGAGTCCGGCTGGGCTTGGTGTCAGGGTTTCGGCTACGGCGGCCAGAGCGGCATCAGCCGCGACGACGAGTTGCGCGCCCGTGCCGTCCGCAGATTGATCCTTTTGTAA
- a CDS encoding DUF1566 domain-containing protein: MQQIQIPPLSEGEIYLCGLINATGDVTHTILLPAEAETRMTWPDAMEWAKSLNADLPTRAELVIAYEQHRSQFKQAAYWSNTPDDDPEYAGWAWFQLFCLGSQCIIQQSPVLRARAVRRLTI; encoded by the coding sequence ATGCAACAAATCCAAATCCCGCCGCTCAGCGAAGGTGAGATCTACCTCTGCGGCCTGATCAACGCAACCGGCGATGTAACCCACACGATCCTGCTTCCCGCTGAGGCGGAAACGCGCATGACTTGGCCTGACGCCATGGAATGGGCCAAGAGCCTGAATGCTGATCTTCCGACACGTGCTGAATTGGTGATCGCGTATGAGCAGCACCGCAGCCAATTCAAGCAAGCCGCGTACTGGTCGAACACGCCGGACGACGATCCCGAATATGCCGGCTGGGCTTGGTTTCAGCTCTTCTGCCTCGGCAGCCAGTGCATCATCCAGCAGAGCCCCGTGTTGCGCGCCCGTGCCGTCCGCAGATTGACGATTTAA
- a CDS encoding S24 family peptidase has product MNEKEIQEWRVQRLKAAVDKVADGNVTAFGKRLGYKDGAFVRQMLSGNRPVSEKTIRTIEELPGMSQWFFRPLKLPSLSSEVAWALEEADRLDRERELSEAEEAALKKIAESTGFPARPISVYSSLEELPPETTVLITHVDVALSAGNGRETWHIEEKEPLPFQADYIRRLDASPKNLVAVKVRGDSMETRLFNDDTVVVDRADKRIPASGGVFAVVYAGEMLVKRLFKLPNGSIDIVSDNPKYKSLVVPPDQLEHVDIVGRVKYRSGMGDF; this is encoded by the coding sequence ATGAACGAAAAAGAGATTCAGGAATGGCGCGTTCAGCGTCTTAAGGCTGCCGTGGACAAAGTTGCCGACGGCAACGTGACGGCGTTCGGCAAACGGCTCGGCTACAAGGACGGCGCCTTTGTCCGGCAAATGCTGTCCGGCAATCGGCCAGTCAGCGAAAAGACGATCCGTACAATCGAAGAGCTGCCTGGCATGTCACAGTGGTTCTTTCGCCCTCTAAAACTTCCCTCGTTAAGCTCGGAAGTAGCGTGGGCGCTGGAGGAAGCCGACCGACTTGATCGTGAACGAGAACTATCCGAGGCCGAAGAGGCTGCGTTGAAGAAGATTGCGGAAAGCACGGGCTTCCCTGCTCGGCCTATTTCTGTCTACAGCTCGCTCGAAGAACTGCCGCCGGAGACCACCGTTCTGATCACTCACGTCGACGTCGCGTTGTCCGCCGGCAATGGGCGCGAGACTTGGCACATCGAAGAAAAAGAGCCGCTGCCCTTTCAAGCAGACTACATCCGGCGTCTGGACGCGAGCCCGAAGAACTTGGTGGCAGTGAAAGTGCGGGGCGACAGCATGGAGACACGCCTCTTTAACGATGACACTGTCGTGGTGGACAGAGCCGATAAGCGCATCCCTGCAAGCGGCGGGGTCTTCGCTGTGGTCTATGCAGGGGAGATGTTGGTGAAACGCCTGTTTAAGCTGCCCAACGGTTCCATTGACATTGTTAGCGACAATCCTAAGTACAAGTCGCTGGTTGTCCCACCTGATCAGCTTGAACACGTCGACATCGTCGGCCGGGTGAAATACCGATCTGGCATGGGGGATTTCTGA